One Streptomyces sp. TG1A-8 DNA window includes the following coding sequences:
- a CDS encoding UTRA domain-containing protein: MASNTIGTDGVILRDARNRYRTAQREENGAHGAYDAELRRSGGTPRSEVEVRREAAPADVAELLGSEGEVVVRARKMYDGDRLIQLATTYLPVDVAEAAGVDQIDTGVGGIISRMREAGFDQGAEATEDVALRSATADEATAFGLPSGASVLAIDHVGRTEDGRVIEVTQHVLSDGWKLRYSVPLA, encoded by the coding sequence ATGGCTAGCAACACAATCGGCACCGATGGTGTCATCCTCCGGGACGCACGCAACCGGTACCGCACCGCGCAGCGTGAGGAGAACGGCGCGCACGGCGCCTACGACGCCGAGCTCCGTCGCAGCGGCGGAACGCCTCGGTCCGAGGTCGAGGTTCGGCGTGAGGCTGCACCCGCTGACGTCGCCGAACTCCTGGGCAGCGAAGGCGAAGTCGTCGTCCGCGCCCGCAAGATGTACGACGGCGACCGCCTCATTCAACTCGCCACGACGTACCTCCCCGTGGACGTAGCCGAGGCCGCCGGTGTCGACCAGATCGACACCGGCGTGGGCGGCATCATCAGCCGAATGCGAGAGGCTGGGTTCGACCAGGGAGCCGAGGCTACCGAGGACGTGGCCCTGCGCTCAGCCACGGCCGATGAGGCGACCGCATTCGGTCTGCCGTCCGGCGCCTCGGTCCTGGCGATCGATCACGTCGGCCGCACCGAGGATGGACGTGTCATCGAGGTCACTCAGCACGTTCTGTCGGACGGCTGGAAGCTCCGGTACTCCGTCCCCCTGGCCTAA
- the dnaB gene encoding replicative DNA helicase has protein sequence MNTTVTTPADIPQQHEPPTGFERVPPHDLESEQSVLGGMLLSKDAIGEVSEILKGRDFYKPAHETIYATIMDVYAAGEPADPITVAAALTKRGEINKVGGAAYLHTLVQAVPTAANAAFYAEIVRERAVLRRLTEAGTRIAQLGYAGEGELEEIVNTAQAEMYAVTEERTAGEPGSALAAIVERVVDSVGARDEGEITGVPTGFTDLDSLTKGFQPGQLIVLAGRPAMGKSTVALDFARAAAIEHGLGVALFSLEMSEDEIGMRVLSAEARVALHHLRGGTVTDDDWVRIGRRLPAIGESRLHVDDSPGLTLADIRTRTRRIAARDGLDLVVVDYLQLITPAGRRGSSRQEDVAAISRGLKLLAKDLRVPVIALSQLNRGSEMRQDKRPQVSDLRESGAIENDADMVILLHREDAYEKESPRAGEAELIVGKHRNGPTATISVAFQGHYSRFVDMAQT, from the coding sequence GTGAACACCACCGTAACCACCCCCGCCGACATCCCCCAGCAGCACGAACCTCCCACCGGCTTCGAGCGGGTCCCGCCGCACGACCTGGAGTCCGAGCAGTCGGTGCTGGGCGGCATGTTGCTGTCGAAGGACGCCATCGGCGAGGTGTCCGAGATCCTCAAGGGCCGGGACTTCTACAAGCCCGCCCACGAGACGATCTACGCCACGATCATGGACGTGTACGCGGCCGGGGAGCCCGCCGACCCGATCACGGTCGCGGCGGCGCTGACCAAGCGCGGTGAGATCAACAAGGTCGGCGGGGCCGCCTACCTGCACACCCTCGTGCAGGCCGTGCCGACGGCGGCGAACGCCGCGTTCTACGCCGAGATCGTCCGTGAGCGCGCGGTGCTGCGCCGCCTGACGGAGGCCGGCACGCGCATCGCGCAGCTCGGCTACGCGGGCGAGGGCGAGCTGGAGGAGATCGTGAACACCGCCCAGGCGGAGATGTACGCGGTCACCGAGGAACGTACGGCCGGCGAGCCGGGCAGCGCCCTGGCCGCGATCGTGGAACGCGTCGTGGACAGCGTCGGTGCCCGCGACGAGGGCGAGATCACCGGCGTGCCGACCGGCTTCACCGACCTGGACTCCCTGACCAAGGGCTTCCAGCCCGGCCAGCTCATCGTGCTGGCCGGGCGCCCGGCCATGGGCAAGTCCACCGTCGCCCTCGACTTCGCCCGCGCCGCCGCCATCGAACACGGCCTGGGTGTCGCGCTGTTCTCGCTGGAGATGAGCGAGGACGAGATCGGCATGCGCGTGCTGTCCGCGGAGGCCCGCGTGGCGCTGCACCATCTGCGCGGCGGCACGGTCACCGACGACGACTGGGTACGCATCGGCCGGCGCCTGCCCGCCATCGGCGAGTCCCGGCTGCACGTGGACGACTCCCCCGGCCTGACCCTGGCCGACATCCGCACCCGCACCCGCCGCATCGCCGCCCGCGACGGCCTCGACCTGGTGGTGGTGGACTACCTCCAGCTCATCACCCCCGCCGGCCGCCGGGGTTCCTCCCGGCAGGAGGACGTCGCCGCGATCTCCCGGGGGCTGAAGCTGCTGGCCAAGGACCTGCGCGTACCGGTGATCGCCCTCTCCCAGCTCAACCGCGGCTCCGAGATGCGCCAGGACAAGCGCCCACAGGTCTCCGACCTGCGCGAGTCCGGCGCGATCGAGAACGACGCCGACATGGTGATCCTGCTGCACCGCGAGGACGCCTACGAGAAGGAATCACCCCGCGCGGGCGAGGCCGAACTCATCGTCGGCAAGCACCGCAACGGGCCCACCGCCACGATCTCGGTCGCCTTCCAGGGGCACTACTCCCGGTTCGTGGACATGGCGCAGACCTGA
- a CDS encoding DnaB-like helicase C-terminal domain-containing protein has protein sequence MKNRVRSAEIVTGLSDFDALAGPLPRGRVTVVAARSSSGTTAFALGVARHNDEIGHRVAFASFESGTDTIMGNLVAAVTSVNIDRPLSIDKGRRARIERAREAMERSRLLMWSRALKTGKWPFENLMEQLAAHPQLALVVVDGYSQAAYGEPSEGATFAALEQLALKRDIAVLVTAHLMPQEDTPETDPPALSDVNPLETPVKEAQTAMILHRPDRHGTVPQRRGEVDLIAVHGWQDTGNVTVRFEPEYHRFVDLPNQ, from the coding sequence ATGAAGAACCGCGTGCGCTCTGCTGAAATCGTGACAGGGTTGTCCGACTTCGATGCCTTAGCCGGTCCGCTTCCGCGAGGGCGGGTCACGGTCGTCGCGGCACGCTCATCCTCAGGCACGACGGCGTTTGCCCTGGGCGTGGCCCGCCACAACGACGAGATCGGCCACCGTGTCGCGTTCGCTAGCTTCGAGAGCGGCACCGACACGATCATGGGTAACCTGGTTGCCGCCGTCACGTCGGTGAATATCGACCGCCCGCTTTCGATCGATAAGGGGCGCCGCGCACGCATCGAACGCGCTCGTGAGGCGATGGAGCGGTCCCGGCTGCTGATGTGGAGCCGTGCGCTGAAAACCGGAAAGTGGCCCTTCGAGAATCTGATGGAGCAGTTGGCCGCCCATCCGCAGCTTGCCCTCGTCGTCGTGGACGGGTACAGCCAGGCCGCTTACGGCGAACCCTCCGAAGGGGCAACGTTCGCCGCGCTGGAACAGCTCGCCCTCAAACGCGACATCGCCGTCCTGGTGACGGCCCATCTGATGCCGCAAGAGGACACCCCTGAGACTGATCCACCCGCGCTCTCCGACGTGAATCCGCTGGAGACCCCCGTGAAGGAAGCACAGACCGCGATGATCCTGCACCGCCCCGACCGTCACGGGACCGTTCCGCAACGACGCGGCGAAGTCGACCTCATCGCCGTCCACGGCTGGCAGGACACCGGCAACGTAACCGTGCGCTTCGAGCCTGAGTACCACCGGTTCGTCGACTTGCCCAACCAATAA
- a CDS encoding helix-turn-helix domain-containing protein: MASVSDGLDRAVQQAFTRPIPKSAGAQMRYLVKQLKGTRAVADALGVSQRTVERYVKDQIRRPRADLAARLADAVRARWQPRIREQARRQAATSTGLVVDTRARFGFTAAPGTSDDARIRHLTIALPPQHAARLFDAQDAGASEQQLRAIAAEGLGEMYFRDGGRRAHGLEVEFTDVEHLKFDL; the protein is encoded by the coding sequence ATGGCTTCCGTCTCCGACGGCCTGGACCGCGCCGTGCAGCAGGCGTTCACCCGCCCCATCCCGAAGTCGGCCGGCGCGCAGATGCGCTACCTGGTCAAGCAGCTCAAGGGCACCCGCGCGGTCGCCGACGCACTCGGCGTCTCCCAGCGCACTGTCGAGCGCTATGTGAAGGACCAGATCCGCCGGCCCCGCGCCGACCTCGCCGCCCGCCTGGCCGACGCCGTCCGCGCCCGCTGGCAGCCCCGCATCCGCGAGCAAGCCCGGCGCCAGGCGGCCACCAGCACCGGCCTGGTGGTCGACACCCGCGCCCGCTTCGGCTTCACCGCCGCACCCGGCACCAGCGACGACGCCCGCATCCGTCATCTCACCATCGCCCTGCCCCCGCAGCACGCGGCCCGCCTGTTCGACGCCCAGGACGCCGGCGCCAGCGAGCAGCAGCTGCGCGCCATCGCCGCCGAGGGCCTGGGCGAGATGTACTTCCGCGACGGCGGCCGCCGTGCCCACGGCCTGGAGGTGGAGTTCACCGACGTCGAACACCTGAAGTTCGACCTGTAG
- a CDS encoding DUF6083 domain-containing protein: MQPSFGTFRTMRVHQSSPSTLLRRDAIAQCRYCGERMEYFDRYDHGRIPMVPKALPSDRFPVQMRWHILRGIALPGDGGESYCYVPHPAFCAAVEHPESSRELTEVRALFRLRFEKRIKQGFIPVLRPSDEDEVAEQHVEPVEGLRHVIAYASALWLAPGKVEDIQCVARAWRTGERCLNAVSHDEGEWTEIEIPYTPGRAGQEVLWAGSTMWVYALHTLYPDEFRRWMHQHCTQHTGGTSKDDALPPQWVRFRPLVHDDFILRERPAQVELPSLANIGIARLALEPERTECATPDCHNGSVAKVLEGWLCYKCERARKHRERVHRQWVKPDN, from the coding sequence ATGCAGCCCAGCTTCGGTACCTTTCGCACAATGCGGGTTCATCAGTCGAGTCCGTCAACACTCCTAAGGCGCGACGCCATAGCTCAATGCCGCTACTGCGGCGAACGGATGGAATATTTCGACCGCTATGATCACGGCCGTATTCCCATGGTCCCCAAAGCTCTTCCCTCTGACCGGTTTCCGGTACAAATGCGCTGGCATATCCTGCGAGGTATCGCCCTGCCGGGCGATGGAGGGGAGAGCTACTGTTATGTGCCGCATCCCGCTTTCTGCGCAGCAGTCGAACACCCGGAAAGCAGTCGCGAGCTGACCGAAGTGCGCGCCCTGTTCCGGCTACGGTTCGAAAAACGTATCAAACAGGGCTTCATTCCGGTTCTACGTCCCTCGGATGAAGACGAGGTCGCCGAGCAGCACGTGGAGCCGGTGGAGGGGCTGCGCCATGTCATCGCCTATGCCAGTGCCCTGTGGCTGGCGCCTGGGAAGGTCGAGGACATCCAGTGCGTGGCGCGCGCGTGGAGGACGGGTGAGAGATGTTTGAATGCCGTGTCACACGACGAAGGCGAATGGACAGAAATCGAGATCCCATATACGCCAGGCCGTGCGGGGCAGGAAGTGCTGTGGGCCGGTTCAACCATGTGGGTCTATGCTCTCCACACACTTTACCCCGACGAATTCCGGCGGTGGATGCATCAGCATTGTACCCAGCACACAGGGGGAACCAGCAAGGACGATGCACTGCCACCCCAGTGGGTCCGCTTCCGCCCACTGGTACACGACGATTTCATTTTGCGAGAACGGCCAGCCCAGGTCGAACTACCATCACTGGCCAACATCGGCATTGCCAGGCTCGCCCTCGAACCGGAACGCACCGAGTGCGCGACACCGGACTGCCACAACGGCAGCGTTGCCAAAGTACTGGAAGGCTGGCTCTGCTATAAATGTGAACGCGCCCGGAAACACCGCGAGCGCGTTCACAGACAATGGGTCAAGCCAGACAACTGA